In Rhododendron vialii isolate Sample 1 chromosome 9a, ASM3025357v1, the following are encoded in one genomic region:
- the LOC131300810 gene encoding RNA-binding KH domain-containing protein RCF3: protein MDRSRSKRYYYDQDYESENPPRTKQRYSNRSHSSSHHHYDHRRPSAAPHGGGRKTQDPSLMVTTSYRILCHDLKAGGVIGKSGSIIKAIRQHTGAWINVHELIPGDEERIIEITDTRRRDPEGRMPSFSPAQEALFLIHERILESDAGGYVGGEDDVDYGRGGGGNRVATRLVVSRMHVGSLLGKGGKIIEQMRMETKTHIRILPRDHSLPRCVALSEEIVQVVGDMNAVKNAMSIISSRLRESQHRDRTNYHGRPQSPERFYPPDDDFIPHMNNTPRRTSVDGFGSRLSGGYTSERSNNYNPRSSGYEMELGSAPSADNAHLFSGDDLVFQILCPIDRVDRVVGESDGIIELLQNEIGVDVKVADPVAGSNEQIIIISSDEGPDDELFPAQEALLHIQTRIVDLVPEKENRITTRLVVPSGDIGCLEGRDASLAEIRRLTGANIQILHREELPVCVSGTDEIVQIEGEIKASREALVEVTSRLRSCLYQEFFPKDMLTPTMLASNPVANAVGLEVASSHNVTPVRERYAATETDPPPANYLNIQTMAAVLPAKDSVGSVSATMKTESERREDMPSGLNRIPVPIVTRSILEVVIPQHAVPKLITKSKNKLAQISELSGASVKLIEDRPETTEKTILISGTPDQAERAQSLLQGFILSTQEDAP, encoded by the exons ATGGACCGATCAAGATCCAAGCGCTACTACTACGACCAAGATTACGAGTCCGAAAACCCACCCCGTACGAAACAACGCTACAGCAACCGCAGTCACAGCAGCAGCCACCACCATTACGACCACCGCCGCCCTTCCGCCGCCCCGCACGGCGGCGGCCGGAAAACCCAGGATCCTTCCCTCATGGTCACGACCAGCTACCGCATCCTCTGCCACGACCTGAAGGCCGGCGGCGTGATAGGTAAATCAGGGAGCATAATCAAAGCCATTAGGCAACACACGGGAGCTTGGATCAACGTGCACGAGTTGATTCCTGGTGACGAGGAGAGAATAATTGAGATAACGGACACGAGGCGGCGGGATCCGGAGGGGAGAATGCCGTCATTCTCGCCGGCCCAGGAAGCGTTGTTTTTGATTCATGAGAGGATACTGGAGAGTGATGCGGGTGGGTATGTTGGGGGAGAGGATGACGTCGATTACGGGCGGGGCGGAGGGGGGAATAGGGTTGCCACGAGACTGGTGGTGTCGAGGATGCACGTGGGGAGTTTGTTGGGGAAAGGAGGGAAGATAATTGAGCAAATGAGGATGGAGACTAAGACTCACATTAGGATTTTGCCTAGGGATCACTCTCTCCCTCGGTGTGTCGCGCTTTCGGAGGAAATTGTTCAG GTAGTTGGTGATATGAATGCTGTGAAGAATGCTATGTCAATTATTTCATCACGCTTGAGGGAGAGCCAACATCGTGATCGCACTAATTATCATGGTCGACCGCAGTCACCAGAGCGGTTCTATCCTCCTGATGATGATTTTATTCCTCACATGAACAATACACCACGTAGAACATCTGTGGATGGTTTTGGGTCAAGATTATCTGGTGGTTACACCAGTGAAAGAAGCAATAACTATAACCCACGTTCATCCGGGTATGAAATGGAGCTTGGGTCCGCTCCTTCAGCTGACAATGCACACCTATTTTCTGGTGACGATCTTGTATTTCAGATACTTTGCCCCATTGACAGGGTTGACCGTGTTGTTGGAGAGTCGGATGGAATCATAGAGTTGCTTCAAAATGAAATTGGTGTGGATGTCAAGGTTGCTGATCCAGTGGCTGGGTCAAATGAGCAGATAATTATCATTTCATCTGATGAG GGTCCTGACGATGAGCTGTTTCCTGCCCAAGAAGCTTTGTTACACATCCAAACTCGCATTGTTGACCTTGttccagaaaaagaaaatagaattacTACTCGATTAGTTGTTCCATCGGGCGATATTGGATGTTTAGAGGGAAGGGACGCATCATTAGCTGAGATAAGAAGATTAACTGGTGCAAACATACAAATCCTGCACAGGGAAGAACTTCCAGTTTGTGTTTCAGGGACTGATGAGATTGTACAG ATTGAAGGGGAGATAAAAGCATCTCGGGAGGCTCTTGTTGAGGTGACGTCAAGGCTACGGAGTTGCTTATATCAGGAGTTCTTCCCAAAGGATATGCTAACGCCAACTATGCTTGCATCGAACCCTGTGGCGAATGCAGTGGGACTGGAGGTAGCTTCTTCCCATAATGTGACTCCAGTTCGTGAACGTTATGCTGCTACTGAGACTGACCCTCCTCCTGCAAACTATCTAAATATACAAACCATGGCAGCAGTGCTGCCAGCAAAG GACTCTGTAGGGTCTGTTAGTGCAACAATGAAGACTGAAAGTGAGCGTCGTGAAGATATGCCAAGCGGGTTGAACAG AATCCCTGTACCAATTGTCACTAGGAGCATACTGGAAGTAGTCATACCACAGCATGCAGTTCCGAAActcataacaaaatcaaaaaacaaacttgcGCAGATCAGTGAG CTATCCGGGGCTAGTGTTAAACTCATTGAAGATAGACCAGAGACAACAGAGAAGACCATCCTAATTTCAGGTACTCCAGACCAGGCAGAGAGAGCCCAGAGCTTGCTTCAGGGTTTTATTTTGAGca CCCAAGAAGATGCCCCTTGA
- the LOC131301269 gene encoding glucan endo-1,3-beta-glucosidase isoform X1 gives MARYRGSTKNRFKEKGLNFKRSKLNLPQPALQTFYISHAQSKEFSGVFFFIKGLPRIIHQLPPTFMEKNNAAVAAANAASIFSAAIALLLASILIPGVEATLGVNYGTVADNLPPPSQVAHFLLESTIINRVRLFDANPEIIQAFAHTGIALSITIPNDQIPLLTNRSFARQWVEINITPHVPAVNIVRVLVGNEVISTANKLLIATLVPAMQTLHTVLVGESLDRRIEVSTPNSLGILSSSAPPSSGKFRQGYDTHVIKPLLSFLRATNSPFMINPYPFFGCSENTLDYALFRPNPGVFDETTQQTYTNMLDAQLDAVFSAMKLLDFPDVDIVIAETGWPSEGDPGQVGVDAESAAEFNSKLIQHVMSGLGTPLMPNRTFETYIFALFNEDLKPGPTSERNFGLFEPDMKPVYDVGIMRQRVSSDLPSNPAPVVAPPVGPSPAAKGKQWCVPKSGAEAAALQRNIDYVCGLGWEYCRAIQEGGDCFFPNTVRAHAEYAMNAYYQAMGRSKFDCDFEQTGAITNIDPSYGGCKY, from the exons ATGGCAAGATATAGAGGAAGTACAAAGAACAGATTCAAAGAAAAAGGGCTAAACTTCAAAAGGTCCAAACTAAACCTTCCTCAACCTGCACTCCAAACCTTTTACATTTCCCACGCACAAAGTAAGGAATTTTCTGGGGTATTCTTCTTCATCAAGGGGCTGCCAAGAATCATTCACCAACTCCCACCCACCTTCATGGAGAAGAACAATGCTGCTGTGGCCGCTGCCAACGCTGCTTCTATATTCAGTGCAGCAATTGCACTTCTCCTTGCTTCAATCCTTATTCCAG GAGTGGAAGCAACGCTCGGGGTGAACTACGGGACGGTGGCGGACAACCTTCCGCCGCCATCCCAAGTCGCTCATTTCCTCCTAGAATCCACCATTATCAACCGCGTGAGGCTCTTCGACGCCAACCCGGAAATAATCCAAGCCTTCGCTCACACCGGAATAGCCCTTTCAATTACTATACCAAACGATCAAATACCACTCCTCACCAATCGTTCTTTTGCTCGGCAATGGGTGGAAATCAACATCACCCCTCACGTCCCTGCCGTCAATATAGTCAGGGTCTTGGTCGGGAACGAAGTGATATCCACAGCCAACAAATTGCTAATCGCAACCCTCGTGCCTGCAATGCAAACCCTCCACACGGTCCTTGTCGGAGAGTCGCTCGATCGCCGGATTGAAGTATCAACACCAAATTCCCTCGGCATACTTTCCTCTTCAGCACCACCGTCCTCCGGAAAATTCCGACAAGG GTACGACACACATGTGATCAAGCCATTACTCAGCTTCTTAAGGGCCACAAACTCTCCATTCATGATCAACCCGTATCCCTTTTTCGGTTGCTCCGAAAACACTCTCGATTACGCCCTGTTTCGGCCCAACCCCGGGGTGTTCGATGAAACGACACAACAAACTTACACAAACATGTTAGATGCGCAATTAGACGCCGTCTTCTCAGCAATGAAACTCCTTGATTTTCCCGACGTCGACATTGTTATAGCCGAGACAGGGTGGCCATCGGAAGGCGATCCGGGTCAGGTCGGTGTTGATGCGGAGAGTGCAGCTGAATTCAATTCAAAATTAATTCAACATGTTATGTCTGGTTTGGGCACGCCGTTAATGCCAAACAGGACGTTTGAGACGTACATTTTTGCGCTCTTCAATGAAGATCTAAAGCCAGGGCCAACAAGTGAGAGGAATTTCGGGCTTTTCGAGCCCGACATGAAACCCGTTTACGATGTCGGGATAATGAGGCAAAGG GTTAGCTCTGATCTTCCCTCAAACCCAGCACCGGTAGTTGCGCCGCCAGTGGGACCTTCTCCGGCAGCTAAAGGAAAACAGTGGTGTGTTCCAAAATCAGGAGCTGAGGCTGCAGCGTTGCAGCGGAACATAGACTATGTATGTGGGTTGGGTTGGGAATACTGCAGAGCTATACAAGAAGGGGGTGATTGCTTTTTCCCTAACACCGTTCGAGCGCATGCGGAATATGCCATGAATGCATATTACCAAGCAATGGGAAGGAGTAAATTCGACTGCGATTTTGAGCAGACTGGAGCCATCACCAATATCGATCCAA GCTACGGTGGATGCAAATACTGA
- the LOC131299489 gene encoding uncharacterized protein LOC131299489, with translation MRNASDFSCSPSSSSNPESYVGPGDAAIKSDQTIPGCMPKMPCNCKSESNMWPHLQPTCGHQKDFSHEQLNALELETLSANCFDEIVKFGVPKNKDMGEFWHIDDQLMNLDSFDLTCEEPKKLGSELESHWIGAEKTGPWWRKAGKDELASLVFLKSLENVENCDLPPQTEKFGRAASARPHCFYHRKNVDSFLDQVADKGISNLAYYAQVSPNSGSMDETHCTLSDFGGLPLGLDDPFRPTSFSNSDPNKTNMDKRETPQQPGADLSKDELLEALCHSQTRAREAEKAAQEASNEKDHIVKLFFRQASHLFAYRQWFQILQLENFCLQLKNHNHLTSVQFPGFLPWAPFKRRRSRKGRHKAAKRKGPKGSPPGHKISKCVVAFAVGLSLAGAGLFLGWTMGWFFPSL, from the exons ATGAGGAATGCTTCAGATTTTTCTTGCTCCCCATCATCTTCATCAAACCCAGAGTCTTACGTTGGACCTGGTGATGCAGCTATTAAATCTGACCAGACCATCCCAGGTTGCATGCCAAAGATGCCCTGTAACTGTAAATCTGAGTCAAATATGTGGCCACACCTCCAACCCACTTGTGGACACCAGAAAGACTTTTCGCATGAACAGCTAAATGCCTTAGAGCTTGAAACTTTGAGTGCGAACTGTTTTGATGAAATTGTCAAGTTTGGGGTACCAAAGAATAAGGACATGGGGGAGTTCTGGCATATCGATGATCAATTGATGAATTTAGACTCTTTTGATTTGACCTGTGAAGAACCCAAGAAGCTTGGTTCTGAATTGGAGTCCCATTGGATTGGAGCTGAGAAGACTGGACCTTGGTGGCGAAAAGCTGGTAAAGATGAGTTAGCTTCCTTGGTTTTTCTCAAGTCACTTGAGAATGTTGAAAACTGTGATCTTCCACCCCAGACCGAGAAATTTGGGAGGGCAGCATCAGCTCGTCCCCACTGTTTTTACCACAGAAAGAATGTGGATTCATTTTTAGATCAAGTGGCTGACAAAGGGATCTCCAATTTGGCTTACTATGCGCAGGTAAGCCCCAATTCAGGAAGCATGGATGAAACACACTGCACTCTGAGCGATTTTGGTGGTTTACCTCTTGGGCTAGACGACCCATTCAG GCCCACCTCCTTTAGCAACAGTGATCCTAACAAAACCAATATGGATAAGAGAGAAACTCCTCAACAACCTGGTGCTGACCTCAGTAAAGACGAGCTCTTAGAAGCACTCTGCCATTCTCAAACCCGAGCAAGGGAGGCCGAGAAAGCGGCACAAGAAGCATCCAATGAGAAGGATCATATTGTCAAGCTCTTTTTCAGGCAAGCATCTCACCTATTTGCTTACAGGCAGTGGTTCCAAATACTGCAGCTGGAGAACTTCTGCCTCCAGCTTAAGAATCACAACCACCTGACCTCTGTACAGTTCCCCGGTTTCTTACCGTGGGCCCCTTTCAAACGAAGACGATCAAGGAAGGGTAGACACAAGGCTGCAAAGCGGAAGGGGCCGAAGGGCAGTCCACCTGGGCATAAAATATCCAAGTGTGTTGTTGCTTTTGCAGTGGGATTGAGTCTTGCTGGTGCAGGGTTGTTCCTTGGTTGGACCATGGGGTGGTTCTTTCCTTCTCTTTAA
- the LOC131301270 gene encoding thylakoid lumenal 17.4 kDa protein, chloroplastic, translated as MATFTFPRFQNVLSQRQPSHHHSSVGPPHPPIRINCSASREGEKTEESSATWREMRNVACGILAAWAVTTVSPVIAANQVRLPPLSNEPNRCERAFVGNTIGQANGVYDKAIDLRFCDYTNDKSNLKGKSLSAALMSEAKFDGADMTEVVMSKAYAAKASFKGVDFSNAVLDRVNFAKANLQGAVFRNAVLSGSTFDEAQLEDAVFEDTIIGYDDLKKLCLNTTISPDGRAELGCR; from the exons ATGGCGACCTTTACCTTCCCTCGCTTTCAAAACGTTTTATCTCAGCGACAACCTTCACACCACCACTCAAGTGTTGGGCCGCCTCATCCGCCGATCCGAATCAATTGCTCCG CTTCCAGGGAGGGTGAAAAAACAGAGGAAAGTTCAGCTACTTGGAGGGAAATGAGGAATGTGGCTTGTGGCATTCTTGCTGCTTGGGCCGTGACTACTGTCTCCCCTGTAATTGCTGCTAATCAG GTCAGGCTCCCTCCTCTATCAAATGAGCCCAACCGGTGTGAGCGTGCATTTGTCGGTAACACAATAGGTCAAGCGAATGGTGTTTATGACAAGGCAATTGATCTCCGCTTTTGTGATTATACAAATGACAAATCCAATCTCAAGGGAAAGTCTCTTTCTGCAGCACTCATGTCAGAGGCCAAGTTTGATGGTGCAGACATGACGGAAGTTGTAATGTCAAAGGCTTATGCTGCTAAAGCTAGCTTCAAGG GTGTAGACTTCTCAAATGCTGTTTTGGATCGGGTTAATTTCGCGAAAGCTAACCTCCAAGGAGCCGTGTTTAGGAATGCTGTTCTGTCAGGTTCCACATTTGACGAAGCTCAACTTGAAGATGCCGTGTTCGAGGACACCATCATAGGCTACGATGACCTTAAAAAGCTCTGTTTAAACACTACTATCAGTcctgatggaagagctgaacTGGGATGCCGATGA
- the LOC131301269 gene encoding glucan endo-1,3-beta-glucosidase isoform X3 — MARYRGSTKNRFKEKGLNFKRSKLNLPQPALQTFYISHAQSKEFSGVFFFIKGLPRIIHQLPPTFMEKNNAAVAAANAASIFSAAIALLLASILIPGVEATLGVNYGTVADNLPPPSQVAHFLLESTIINRVRLFDANPEIIQAFAHTGIALSITIPNDQIPLLTNRSFARQWVEINITPHVPAVNIVRVLVGNEVISTANKLLIATLVPAMQTLHTVLVGESLDRRIEVSTPNSLGILSSSAPPSSGKFRQGYDTHVIKPLLSFLRATNSPFMINPYPFFGCSENTLDYALFRPNPGVFDETTQQTYTNMLDAQLDAVFSAMKLLDFPDVDIVIAETGWPSEGDPGQVGVDAESAAEFNSKLIQHVMSGLGTPLMPNRTFETYIFALFNEDLKPGPTSERNFGLFEPDMKPVYDVGIMRQRL; from the exons ATGGCAAGATATAGAGGAAGTACAAAGAACAGATTCAAAGAAAAAGGGCTAAACTTCAAAAGGTCCAAACTAAACCTTCCTCAACCTGCACTCCAAACCTTTTACATTTCCCACGCACAAAGTAAGGAATTTTCTGGGGTATTCTTCTTCATCAAGGGGCTGCCAAGAATCATTCACCAACTCCCACCCACCTTCATGGAGAAGAACAATGCTGCTGTGGCCGCTGCCAACGCTGCTTCTATATTCAGTGCAGCAATTGCACTTCTCCTTGCTTCAATCCTTATTCCAG GAGTGGAAGCAACGCTCGGGGTGAACTACGGGACGGTGGCGGACAACCTTCCGCCGCCATCCCAAGTCGCTCATTTCCTCCTAGAATCCACCATTATCAACCGCGTGAGGCTCTTCGACGCCAACCCGGAAATAATCCAAGCCTTCGCTCACACCGGAATAGCCCTTTCAATTACTATACCAAACGATCAAATACCACTCCTCACCAATCGTTCTTTTGCTCGGCAATGGGTGGAAATCAACATCACCCCTCACGTCCCTGCCGTCAATATAGTCAGGGTCTTGGTCGGGAACGAAGTGATATCCACAGCCAACAAATTGCTAATCGCAACCCTCGTGCCTGCAATGCAAACCCTCCACACGGTCCTTGTCGGAGAGTCGCTCGATCGCCGGATTGAAGTATCAACACCAAATTCCCTCGGCATACTTTCCTCTTCAGCACCACCGTCCTCCGGAAAATTCCGACAAGG GTACGACACACATGTGATCAAGCCATTACTCAGCTTCTTAAGGGCCACAAACTCTCCATTCATGATCAACCCGTATCCCTTTTTCGGTTGCTCCGAAAACACTCTCGATTACGCCCTGTTTCGGCCCAACCCCGGGGTGTTCGATGAAACGACACAACAAACTTACACAAACATGTTAGATGCGCAATTAGACGCCGTCTTCTCAGCAATGAAACTCCTTGATTTTCCCGACGTCGACATTGTTATAGCCGAGACAGGGTGGCCATCGGAAGGCGATCCGGGTCAGGTCGGTGTTGATGCGGAGAGTGCAGCTGAATTCAATTCAAAATTAATTCAACATGTTATGTCTGGTTTGGGCACGCCGTTAATGCCAAACAGGACGTTTGAGACGTACATTTTTGCGCTCTTCAATGAAGATCTAAAGCCAGGGCCAACAAGTGAGAGGAATTTCGGGCTTTTCGAGCCCGACATGAAACCCGTTTACGATGTCGGGATAATGAGGCAAAGG CTCTGA
- the LOC131300450 gene encoding uncharacterized protein LOC131300450 produces the protein MDNSSGVMNDKIDGWASWLGMSVASAFFASLERCSCVNLSTSDSDDENEEEAKDRPLMFTNYQINQDNTKNPSSVNDLPV, from the coding sequence ATGGATAACTCAAGCGGCGTCATGAACGACAAGATCGACGGCTGGGCAAGCTGGCTGGGCATGAGCGTCGCCTCTGCCTTCTTCGCATCGCTCGAGCGCTGCTCCTGCGTTAACCTATCCACTTCCGATTCCGACGACGAGAACGAGGAAGAGGCCAAAGATCGCCCTCTCATGTTCACCAACTACCAAATCAATCAAGATAACACCAAGAATCCTTCCTCCGTCAACGATCTCCCCGTCTGA
- the LOC131301269 gene encoding glucan endo-1,3-beta-glucosidase isoform X2, whose product MARYRGSTKNRFKEKGLNFKRSKLNLPQPALQTFYISHAQSKEFSGVFFFIKGLPRIIHQLPPTFMEKNNAAVAAANAASIFSAAIALLLASILIPGVEATLGVNYGTVADNLPPPSQVAHFLLESTIINRVRLFDANPEIIQAFAHTGIALSITIPNDQIPLLTNRSFARQWVEINITPHVPAVNIVRVLVGNEVISTANKLLIATLVPAMQTLHTVLVGESLDRRIEVSTPNSLGILSSSAPPSSGKFRQGYDTHVIKPLLSFLRATNSPFMINPYPFFGCSENTLDYALFRPNPGVFDETTQQTYTNMLDAQLDAVFSAMKLLDFPDVDIVIAETGWPSEGDPGQVGVDAESAAEFNSKLIQHVMSGLGTPLMPNRTFETYIFALFNEDLKPGPTSERNFGLFEPDMKPVYDVGIMRQRVVASAPDDYRTPFFLMIMGVFIAAF is encoded by the exons ATGGCAAGATATAGAGGAAGTACAAAGAACAGATTCAAAGAAAAAGGGCTAAACTTCAAAAGGTCCAAACTAAACCTTCCTCAACCTGCACTCCAAACCTTTTACATTTCCCACGCACAAAGTAAGGAATTTTCTGGGGTATTCTTCTTCATCAAGGGGCTGCCAAGAATCATTCACCAACTCCCACCCACCTTCATGGAGAAGAACAATGCTGCTGTGGCCGCTGCCAACGCTGCTTCTATATTCAGTGCAGCAATTGCACTTCTCCTTGCTTCAATCCTTATTCCAG GAGTGGAAGCAACGCTCGGGGTGAACTACGGGACGGTGGCGGACAACCTTCCGCCGCCATCCCAAGTCGCTCATTTCCTCCTAGAATCCACCATTATCAACCGCGTGAGGCTCTTCGACGCCAACCCGGAAATAATCCAAGCCTTCGCTCACACCGGAATAGCCCTTTCAATTACTATACCAAACGATCAAATACCACTCCTCACCAATCGTTCTTTTGCTCGGCAATGGGTGGAAATCAACATCACCCCTCACGTCCCTGCCGTCAATATAGTCAGGGTCTTGGTCGGGAACGAAGTGATATCCACAGCCAACAAATTGCTAATCGCAACCCTCGTGCCTGCAATGCAAACCCTCCACACGGTCCTTGTCGGAGAGTCGCTCGATCGCCGGATTGAAGTATCAACACCAAATTCCCTCGGCATACTTTCCTCTTCAGCACCACCGTCCTCCGGAAAATTCCGACAAGG GTACGACACACATGTGATCAAGCCATTACTCAGCTTCTTAAGGGCCACAAACTCTCCATTCATGATCAACCCGTATCCCTTTTTCGGTTGCTCCGAAAACACTCTCGATTACGCCCTGTTTCGGCCCAACCCCGGGGTGTTCGATGAAACGACACAACAAACTTACACAAACATGTTAGATGCGCAATTAGACGCCGTCTTCTCAGCAATGAAACTCCTTGATTTTCCCGACGTCGACATTGTTATAGCCGAGACAGGGTGGCCATCGGAAGGCGATCCGGGTCAGGTCGGTGTTGATGCGGAGAGTGCAGCTGAATTCAATTCAAAATTAATTCAACATGTTATGTCTGGTTTGGGCACGCCGTTAATGCCAAACAGGACGTTTGAGACGTACATTTTTGCGCTCTTCAATGAAGATCTAAAGCCAGGGCCAACAAGTGAGAGGAATTTCGGGCTTTTCGAGCCCGACATGAAACCCGTTTACGATGTCGGGATAATGAGGCAAAGGGTAGTTGCTTCCGCCCCGGATGACTACCGTACTCcatttttcttgatgatcatggGGGTGTTTATTGCGGCATTTTAG
- the LOC131300451 gene encoding uncharacterized WD repeat-containing protein C18H10.05-like — protein sequence MMGSFPDQEEEYQFFDAHEGIASPGSSFHSLSCRVRIENSVSSSFEYELWTRSPKSVQERRSKFLNRMGLNSNRVVLDDPGDECGDLLTKEMDRIMRNSGAVLRTQIFQDEFSSSRSSWSSWSNDASGMSEEELHSKLGGTGNLGGGTESNVDELGNEATLNKLQVSSLDRLVMPEKVKNNFASSTLVSQPRETEVADSFAGSRNMVKKKWLSRLRSFTCMVDREGVGRSLRRTPSKPIQGARVHRVKVRHSRKRWKELSALFMGQDIKAHEGSILTMKFSFDGQYLATAGEDGIVCVWQVVEDARSNEIDIPEIDPSCVYFTVNHLSELAPLVVAKDKLGKLKSLRKTADSACVIFPPKVFRILEKPLHQLHGHSNEILDLSWSKNNYLLSSSVDKTVRLWKVGCEHCLKVFSHSNYVTCIQFNPVDDSHFVSGSIDGKVRIWEITGCQVVDWTDIKDIVTAVCYRPNGKGVIVGSITGTCRFYDISSDHFQLEAHIDLHNKKKAPCKRITGLQFFPQDPSKLMVTCADSQVRVLHGINVVGKYRGLRSTKSQPYASFTPDGKHIVSTSEDSNVYIWNCNCHEDFSPSQQKVIRSWERFSTNASVAVPWSGLKKSGESENVCQVPLPFSSPSYFSLGQEFILESFPRGSATWPEEKLLKSSSRAVASAMHKSQYNFLRNCQSASSSHAWDLVIVTAGWDGRIRSFHNYGLPVAV from the exons ATGATGGGCAGCTTCCCTGACCAAGAAGAAGAGTATCAATTCTTTGATGCCCACGAGGGCATTGCATCACCAGGCAGCTCCTTTCATTCGTTGAGCTGTAGAGTTAGAATTGAGAATAGTGTATCAAGCAGCTTTGAATATGAGCTATGGACCAGAAGCCCAAAAAGTGTTCAAGAGCGCCGTAGTAAATTCTTGAACCGGATGGGGTTGAATTCAAACAGGGTAGTGTTGGATGATCCGGGAGATGAATGTGGTGATCTGCTAACAAAGGAGATGGATAGAATAATGAGGAATAGTGGGGCAGTATTGAGGACCCAAATATTTCAAGATGAGTTTTCTTCAAGCAGGTCTTCCTGGTCAAGTTGGTCTAATGATGCTTCGGGCATGTCCGAAGAAGAATTGCACTCAAAATTAGGCGGAACTGGTAATTTGGGTGGTGGAACAGAGAGCAATGTAGACGAATTGGGAAATGAAGCTACGCTGAATAAACTTCAGGTATCTAGTTTGGACCGATTGGTGATGCCTGAGAAGGTTAAGAACAACTTTGCTTCATCTACATTGGTTTCGCAACCCAGAGAAACTGAGGTTGCTGACAGTTTTGCGGGGTCAAGGAATATGGTTAAGAAAAAATGGTTGAGTAGATTACGTTCGTTTACATGTATGGTAGATAGGGAAGGGGTAGGTCGTAGTTTGAGACGCACTCCATCAAAACCGATTCAGGGGGCTAGGGTACATAGGGTTAAGGTTCGCCATAGCAGAAAACGGTGGAAGGAACTCTCTGCTTTATTTATGGGACAAGATATAAAGGCCCATGAAGGTTCAATTTTGACCATGAAATTCAGCTTTGATGGGCAGTACCTTGCCACTGCTGGCGAAGATGGTATTGTGTGTGTATGGCAAGTGGTGGAGGATGCAAGATCAAATGAGATTGACATTCCAGAAATTGATCCTTCGTGTGTTTATTTTACAGTGAATCATCTTTCTGAGCTGGCACCCCTTGTTGTGGCGAAAGACAAATTGGGTAAATTGAAGAGTTTGAGGAAAACAGCAGACTCAGCTTGTGTCATTTTCCCACCGAAGGTCTTTCGGATATTGGAGAAGCCACTGCATCAGCTCCATGGGCACAGCAATGAGATCTTAGATCTCTCATGGTCGAAGAACAAT TATTTGCTGTCATCTTCTGTTGATAAAACTGTTCGCTTGTGGAAAGTGGGATGCGAGCATTGCCTTAAAGTTTTTTCACATAGTAACTACG TGACATGCATTCAGTTTAACCCTGTGGACGATAGTCACTTCGTCAGTGGTTCAATCGATGGCAAAGTTCGAATTTGGGAAATTACTGGTTGCCAAGTTGTTGATTGGACAGACATAAAAGATATTGTCACTGCTGTGTGTTATCGCCCTAATGGAAAG GGTGTGATTGTTGGCTCCATTACGGGGACTTGCCGTTTTTATGACATATCCA GTGATCACTTCCAGCTAGAAGCTCATATAGACTTGCACAATAAGAAAAAGGCACCATGCAAAAGGATAACTGGCCTCCAG TTCTTCCCACAAGATCCGAGCAAACTGATGGTCACCTGTGCGGATTCACAAGTCAGAGTCCTTCATGGGATTAATGTGGTGGGAAAATATAGGG GCCTTCGTAGTACAAAAAGCCAACCGTACGCATCTTTCACGCCAGATGGAAAGCATATTGTATCTACATCTGAAGATTCTAATGTATACATTTGGAACTGCAATTGTCATGAAGATTTTTCTCCATCCCAACAGAAAGTGATAAGATCATGGGAACGGTTCTCTACCAATGCATCGGTCGCCGTCCCTTGGTCTGGCTTGAAAAAATCTGGAGAGTCTGAAAACGTATGTCAAGTTCCATTGCCTTTCTCTTCTCCGTCTTATTTCTCTCTGGGCCAAGAGTTCATTCTAGAATCTTTCCCCAGAGGATCGGCAACTTGGCCCGAGGAGAAGCTGCTTAAGTCAAGCTCACGGGCTGTGGCATCCGCTATGCATAAATCACAATACAATTTTCTGAGAAATTGCCAGAGCGCATCAAGTTCTCATGCGTGGGATTTGGTCATTGTAACTGCTGGTTGGGATGGACGGATTAGATCGTTCCACAATTACGGCTTACCAGTGGCTGTTTGA